A genome region from uncultured Roseibium sp. includes the following:
- a CDS encoding Gfo/Idh/MocA family oxidoreductase gives MNECRIAVIGAGVIGQQHLATIARAADKAKAVALVDPLPTSSQVAENADVRWFSDTAGLLKEGGFDAAIVASPNATHVPIALELVEAGIPVLVEKPIAETARTAIRLAEAAERKNVPVLVGHHRRHNPIIREARSLIAAGRIGKPVVATVMGAMFKNAGYHDAEWRRQPGSGGPMLINMIHEVDLLRFIFGDITEVVTLASSAVRGLEVEDSAVASVRFESGLLANFTMSDAAVSPWAWDLTAGEVPERFPALPASAHYYSGTEGAISLPDFHIWSYPGEKSWYEPMTPEKHSVQPGHPFSLQFKHFLSVVEGNTEPLVTVRDAMQSLACVEAMLFSAQGRTGPVSPQSMLS, from the coding sequence ATGAATGAATGCAGGATTGCGGTGATCGGGGCCGGCGTGATCGGGCAGCAGCACCTTGCAACCATCGCAAGGGCGGCAGACAAGGCAAAGGCCGTCGCCCTTGTCGATCCGCTTCCGACTTCCTCGCAAGTTGCCGAAAATGCAGACGTCCGCTGGTTTTCGGACACGGCAGGCCTCCTGAAGGAAGGCGGTTTTGACGCCGCCATCGTGGCCTCGCCCAACGCGACGCATGTTCCGATTGCACTTGAGCTGGTCGAAGCGGGAATACCGGTCCTGGTCGAAAAGCCGATCGCCGAAACCGCACGGACGGCAATCCGGCTGGCCGAGGCTGCAGAGCGGAAGAATGTCCCCGTCCTTGTCGGTCATCATCGCCGCCACAATCCGATTATCCGCGAAGCCCGGTCGCTGATTGCCGCGGGCAGGATCGGTAAGCCCGTCGTGGCAACCGTCATGGGCGCGATGTTCAAGAACGCCGGATACCACGATGCGGAATGGCGGCGGCAACCGGGCAGCGGCGGCCCGATGTTGATCAACATGATCCACGAAGTCGATCTGCTGCGCTTTATTTTCGGAGACATCACGGAAGTCGTGACCCTTGCGTCTTCCGCCGTGCGCGGCCTCGAAGTCGAGGACAGCGCGGTGGCGTCCGTGCGTTTCGAAAGCGGCCTTCTGGCGAATTTCACGATGTCGGATGCCGCGGTTTCCCCTTGGGCCTGGGATCTGACGGCAGGCGAGGTTCCCGAGCGCTTCCCGGCCTTGCCCGCCAGCGCCCATTATTACAGTGGAACCGAAGGGGCGATCTCGCTGCCGGACTTCCATATCTGGTCTTATCCGGGAGAAAAGTCCTGGTACGAGCCGATGACGCCCGAGAAGCATTCCGTTCAGCCGGGCCATCCGTTTTCGCTCCAGTTCAAGCATTTCCTGTCCGTCGTGGAGGGAAATACAGAGCCGTTGGTAACCGTCCGGGACGCCATGCAAAGTCTTGCCTGCGTTGAGGCAATGCTGTTTTCTGCACAAGGCAGAACAGGACCGGTTTCACCGCAATCCATGCTGTCTTAA
- a CDS encoding SDR family oxidoreductase: MKTYLVTGASEGIGGAVCRKIAEAEQGLVRLVLTTSGRKPAPQSLIDGLTDLGAQVTYVAGDLSDPDRCREIAGKAMEVGEGQVHGFVSNAGAMAPTPLADISIDTWQSQMDQNARATLLLAQNLRPALAAARGAIVATSSMAGLAPLKGNGAYSISKQALNMLCRSLAQEWACDGIRVNAVLPGMIRTPLTEKIYTNEAVLEARSNFIPLGRVGRPEDIAEAIYFLVSEAASYVTGQSLVVDGGLLDSILYRIPGVPAD, encoded by the coding sequence ATGAAGACGTATCTGGTCACGGGAGCGAGCGAAGGCATTGGCGGCGCCGTTTGCCGGAAAATCGCCGAGGCGGAACAGGGGCTGGTCCGGCTCGTTCTGACGACCTCCGGCCGCAAGCCGGCCCCGCAGTCCTTGATCGACGGCCTCACGGACCTTGGCGCGCAGGTGACCTATGTCGCCGGGGATCTGTCCGATCCGGACAGGTGTCGAGAGATCGCCGGCAAGGCCATGGAGGTCGGAGAGGGGCAGGTGCATGGCTTCGTTTCCAATGCGGGAGCGATGGCGCCGACACCTCTTGCCGATATCTCAATCGACACCTGGCAGTCCCAGATGGACCAGAATGCGCGCGCGACCCTGCTTCTCGCCCAGAACCTCAGGCCGGCCCTGGCGGCGGCCAGAGGGGCGATCGTCGCCACGTCCTCCATGGCTGGCCTGGCGCCGCTCAAGGGCAATGGCGCCTATTCCATTTCAAAGCAGGCTCTCAATATGCTCTGCCGCAGCCTGGCCCAGGAATGGGCGTGTGACGGCATCCGGGTCAACGCCGTGCTTCCGGGCATGATCCGCACGCCTCTGACGGAAAAGATCTACACCAACGAGGCGGTGCTGGAGGCGCGCTCGAACTTCATTCCCCTGGGAAGGGTGGGCCGGCCGGAGGATATTGCCGAGGCTATCTATTTCCTCGTCAGCGAGGCGGCATCCTATGTGACCGGACAATCGCTCGTCGTCGACGGCGGGCTCCTGGACAGCATTCTTTATCGCATTCCCGGAGTTCCCGCCGACTGA
- a CDS encoding TRAP transporter large permease, translated as MTLADPFTVAILSILGLSILGLPIGHAMIVSSTIYLFLAGLDMGTAAEQVLNGLHTSYVLLAVPLFILAAELMNNGSMTLRLLEFCNAIVGRFRGGLALVNVLQSIVFAGMSGSAIADAVGTGRMMQKMMTEGNRYPASFAAGLTAASAVIGPIIPPSIPIVIYSLVSDASIGFLFLAGVLPGLAMGLVQMALIVFIARKREFPVEAPVPVRDLPKITVRAFPALMMPVVLLGGIYGGITTPTEAAAVAALYALFISIFLYRSVTWKGTYTSVLSSARISISVGMLIAGALAFNYVVTVENIPNALKAYIAGFDLSTTGFLLLVNAILLALGCLLEGTTILLIVIPVLIPTAHELGVDMVHFGIVCVINIMIGLITPPYGLLLFVMSSISGANINSIVKEVLPFLFAMLILLLLITLTPDFVLWLPRLFGYKG; from the coding sequence GTGACCCTCGCCGATCCTTTTACCGTCGCCATTCTCTCCATCCTCGGCCTATCGATTCTCGGCCTGCCGATCGGGCACGCGATGATCGTGTCTTCGACCATCTATCTGTTCCTGGCCGGTCTCGACATGGGTACCGCAGCCGAACAGGTGCTGAACGGCCTTCACACAAGCTACGTGTTGCTGGCAGTGCCCCTGTTCATCCTGGCAGCCGAGCTGATGAACAACGGTTCGATGACGCTTCGCCTGCTGGAATTCTGCAATGCGATCGTCGGGCGGTTCCGCGGCGGGCTGGCCCTCGTCAACGTGCTGCAGAGTATTGTCTTCGCCGGCATGTCCGGATCGGCGATTGCCGATGCCGTCGGCACCGGCCGCATGATGCAGAAGATGATGACCGAGGGGAACCGCTATCCGGCGAGCTTCGCAGCGGGCCTGACCGCCGCTTCCGCCGTGATCGGACCGATCATTCCGCCGTCCATTCCGATCGTGATCTACTCGCTCGTTTCCGACGCGTCCATCGGCTTCCTGTTCCTGGCCGGCGTTCTGCCGGGCCTGGCCATGGGGCTCGTGCAGATGGCGCTCATCGTCTTTATCGCCCGCAAGCGTGAATTTCCGGTCGAAGCGCCGGTGCCCGTCAGGGACCTTCCAAAGATCACCGTGCGTGCCTTTCCGGCTCTCATGATGCCGGTGGTGCTGCTCGGCGGCATCTATGGCGGCATCACGACGCCGACAGAAGCCGCCGCGGTGGCCGCTCTCTACGCGCTGTTCATTTCGATCTTCCTGTACCGTTCGGTGACCTGGAAGGGGACCTACACCTCTGTCCTGTCCAGCGCGCGCATCTCGATCTCGGTCGGCATGTTGATCGCAGGCGCCCTCGCTTTCAACTATGTGGTGACGGTCGAAAACATCCCGAACGCCCTGAAGGCCTATATCGCCGGCTTCGACCTCTCCACAACAGGCTTCCTGCTGCTCGTGAACGCCATCCTTCTGGCTCTGGGCTGCCTTCTGGAAGGGACGACGATCCTGCTGATCGTGATCCCGGTTCTGATCCCGACTGCCCACGAACTCGGTGTAGACATGGTCCATTTCGGCATCGTGTGCGTCATCAACATCATGATCGGGCTGATCACGCCGCCCTACGGGCTGTTGCTGTTCGTCATGTCATCCATATCGGGAGCGAACATAAACAGCATCGTCAAGGAGGTCCTGCCGTTCCTCTTCGCAATGCTGATCCTCCTGTTGCTGATCACCCTGACGCCCGACTTCGTGCTCTGGCTGCCAAGGCTGTTTGGATACAAGGGCTAA
- the dctP gene encoding TRAP transporter substrate-binding protein DctP translates to MMRKITRRTALALGIAACTLAGTTGSFAQDKMRIRFSTVFNEQDIRANIVKQFSNAIADDFVFEAYYNGTMFKQGTEIIAIQRGNLEMSDLPPQDIANLVPEWSLLTAAYLFRDADHLTRFFESEAGQEMKHMAEDKLNIKILGPIYNGTRQVGLRIDKEIKTPADMSGVKLRMPGGESWQFLGKALGANPTPMAYAEVYTGLQIGAIDGQDNPLSNVQAMKFYEVMSQIVETSHILGYTVLSVSKEAWDKMTPEQQKKFQAAADAAIAANNELQGQKEVELVGFMKEHGLKVYKPDVDAFRAYAQDMYKKSDIAKNWPEGMLERINAL, encoded by the coding sequence ATGATGAGGAAAATCACCCGCCGTACGGCACTTGCGCTTGGCATTGCCGCGTGCACCCTGGCCGGAACGACCGGCTCGTTCGCACAGGACAAGATGCGCATCCGTTTCTCGACGGTGTTCAACGAGCAGGACATCCGCGCCAATATCGTCAAGCAGTTCAGCAACGCGATCGCCGACGACTTCGTTTTCGAAGCCTATTACAACGGCACCATGTTCAAGCAGGGCACCGAGATTATCGCCATTCAACGCGGTAATCTGGAGATGAGCGACCTGCCGCCCCAGGACATCGCCAACCTCGTTCCCGAGTGGTCCCTGCTGACCGCAGCCTATCTTTTCCGCGACGCCGACCACCTGACCCGCTTTTTCGAAAGCGAAGCGGGCCAGGAAATGAAGCACATGGCCGAAGACAAGCTGAACATCAAGATCCTCGGCCCGATCTACAACGGCACCCGCCAGGTCGGCCTGCGCATCGACAAGGAAATCAAGACCCCCGCCGACATGTCCGGCGTCAAACTGCGCATGCCGGGCGGTGAATCCTGGCAGTTTCTCGGCAAGGCACTGGGCGCAAATCCGACCCCGATGGCCTATGCCGAGGTCTACACCGGTCTTCAGATCGGTGCGATCGACGGCCAGGACAATCCGCTGAGCAACGTCCAGGCCATGAAGTTCTACGAAGTCATGTCCCAGATCGTGGAAACCAGCCATATCCTTGGTTACACAGTGCTTTCCGTATCGAAGGAAGCCTGGGACAAGATGACACCGGAACAGCAGAAGAAGTTCCAGGCGGCGGCGGATGCGGCCATTGCCGCCAACAACGAGCTGCAGGGACAAAAGGAAGTCGAGCTCGTCGGTTTCATGAAGGAGCACGGCCTGAAGGTCTACAAGCCCGACGTCGATGCGTTCCGCGCCTACGCGCAGGACATGTACAAGAAATCCGACATCGCGAAAAACTGGCCGGAAGGCATGCTTGAGCGGATCAACGCTCTCTAA
- a CDS encoding TIM barrel protein, translating to MPHTLSLSFLTLHDVAPTVAIRAAADAGFQMLGLRLLPANPQAEAPYPLLTDDALLSETLSVLSDTGVQVADIEMVRLNAATTRDDYAALLVRAAVLGASNILVVGDDTDEIRLTEKYAEFAEAAAGYKLNAALEFMPFTGVPDLAAARRIVDKVDTPNATIIIDALHVHRSGTTCAEIAALPVHQIAYGQLCDGPVPFDPSREELTRIARTARNFPGEGGIDLVELVEALPGDLLISVEVPDVELARTARPAERAKRAFETAVSILTKAGHSWI from the coding sequence ATGCCCCACACCCTGTCACTCTCCTTCCTTACCCTCCACGACGTGGCCCCAACCGTTGCGATCCGAGCCGCTGCAGACGCAGGTTTTCAAATGCTTGGCCTGCGCCTGCTGCCCGCCAATCCTCAGGCGGAAGCTCCTTATCCCCTGCTGACGGACGACGCCCTGTTGAGCGAGACACTGTCCGTCCTGTCGGACACCGGGGTGCAGGTCGCCGACATAGAGATGGTTCGTCTCAACGCCGCCACGACGCGCGACGATTACGCCGCATTGCTTGTGCGCGCTGCTGTTCTTGGGGCCAGCAACATCCTTGTCGTCGGAGACGATACCGACGAGATTCGCCTGACCGAGAAATACGCTGAATTCGCCGAAGCGGCGGCCGGATACAAACTGAATGCCGCCCTGGAATTCATGCCTTTTACCGGCGTTCCCGACCTGGCGGCAGCCCGACGCATCGTCGACAAGGTCGACACCCCGAACGCGACGATCATCATCGATGCTCTCCACGTGCACCGGTCCGGGACGACCTGCGCAGAGATTGCGGCCTTGCCCGTTCACCAGATCGCCTACGGGCAGTTATGCGACGGTCCGGTGCCGTTTGATCCTTCCCGGGAGGAGCTCACCCGCATCGCGCGGACTGCACGCAATTTCCCGGGTGAAGGGGGTATCGATCTCGTCGAACTGGTCGAGGCCCTGCCAGGCGACTTGCTGATCAGCGTCGAAGTGCCGGATGTGGAATTGGCCCGGACAGCGCGGCCTGCCGAACGGGCAAAACGCGCCTTTGAGACTGCGGTTTCCATCCTCACCAAGGCCGGACATTCCTGGATCTGA
- a CDS encoding SDR family NAD(P)-dependent oxidoreductase: MRFQGKVIVITGGAGGIGSAVADLAEAEGAQVAIWDLRVPENSSRFSAACDLRDPFAVKQAFNQTIDQFGKVDILVTSAGITGRTTPIEGLEGEEWHQILDINLTSVFLACKYVVPAMRERGQGRIVNIASVAGKEGNANQVAYSSAKAGVIALTKALAKELAETGILVNCVTPAIIETDLIHQMTEEQLQSLLARIPMKRPGKAHEVAEMVLWLASEQCSFSTGAAFDMSGGRATY; the protein is encoded by the coding sequence GTGCGTTTTCAGGGCAAAGTCATTGTAATCACCGGCGGTGCCGGAGGTATCGGATCGGCCGTCGCGGACCTGGCGGAGGCCGAAGGCGCGCAGGTTGCGATCTGGGACCTCAGGGTCCCGGAAAACAGCTCCCGTTTCTCAGCCGCCTGCGATTTGCGCGATCCTTTCGCGGTCAAGCAGGCCTTCAACCAGACCATCGATCAGTTCGGTAAGGTGGATATTCTGGTAACCTCTGCCGGGATCACCGGCCGTACGACACCGATCGAAGGTCTTGAGGGGGAGGAATGGCATCAGATCCTCGACATCAACCTCACGAGCGTCTTTCTGGCGTGCAAATACGTGGTGCCGGCTATGCGGGAGCGGGGGCAGGGCCGAATCGTCAATATCGCTTCTGTCGCCGGCAAGGAGGGTAACGCCAACCAGGTCGCCTATTCCTCCGCCAAGGCGGGCGTTATCGCTCTGACCAAGGCGCTGGCAAAGGAACTGGCGGAAACCGGTATTCTGGTGAATTGCGTCACGCCGGCGATCATCGAAACCGACCTGATCCACCAGATGACCGAAGAACAATTGCAAAGCCTGTTGGCGCGCATTCCGATGAAACGGCCCGGCAAGGCACACGAAGTGGCGGAAATGGTTCTGTGGCTGGCATCCGAGCAATGCTCGTTTTCCACGGGCGCCGCCTTCGATATGTCAGGCGGACGGGCCACCTACTGA
- a CDS encoding type II 3-dehydroquinate dehydratase, producing the protein MKRHILVLNGPNLNRLGKREPEIYGKTTLADVEDMCVAAAGGNEITFRQSNREYEIIDWVHEGIDTADAIIINPAAFTFYSIAIVDALKMFKGPIVELHISNVHSREAMYHHSLVSPYATAVMAGFGARGYRLAIEAVLDMLDPEAETAGK; encoded by the coding sequence ATGAAACGTCATATTCTCGTCCTGAACGGACCCAACCTGAACCGCCTGGGCAAGCGCGAGCCGGAAATTTACGGCAAGACGACACTGGCCGATGTGGAAGACATGTGCGTTGCCGCGGCCGGCGGCAACGAGATCACTTTCCGCCAGTCGAACAGGGAATACGAGATCATCGACTGGGTGCATGAGGGCATCGACACCGCAGATGCGATTATCATCAACCCGGCTGCCTTCACCTTCTATTCGATCGCCATCGTCGACGCGTTGAAGATGTTCAAGGGGCCAATCGTCGAGCTGCACATTTCCAACGTGCATTCCCGTGAGGCGATGTATCACCATTCCCTGGTGTCGCCTTATGCGACCGCTGTCATGGCCGGCTTCGGCGCTAGAGGATACCGGCTCGCCATCGAAGCGGTGCTGGACATGCTCGATCCCGAGGCAGAAACGGCCGGCAAATGA
- a CDS encoding TRAP transporter small permease subunit yields the protein MLGWLHRRAENVAAFLLALVFAAFILQVVFRYLLNLPSGWASELTVTAWLWLVLWGAAFVLREEEEIRFDILTTSVGKRTRAVMSLVTAIVLLVVYASSLPAVYDFVSFMKIQKTTYLKIRYDHLFSIYLLFVVAILVKYVVISVRSFGRTVSPSPKKGEAK from the coding sequence ATGCTTGGATGGTTACATCGGCGTGCCGAAAACGTCGCTGCCTTTTTGCTCGCCCTGGTCTTCGCGGCGTTCATTCTGCAGGTCGTCTTCCGTTATTTGCTCAATCTGCCAAGTGGCTGGGCATCCGAACTCACCGTGACCGCATGGCTGTGGCTTGTCCTTTGGGGCGCCGCCTTCGTTCTGCGCGAAGAAGAGGAAATTCGCTTCGACATCCTGACCACCAGCGTTGGCAAGCGAACCCGTGCTGTGATGTCCCTTGTGACTGCAATCGTTCTGCTTGTGGTCTACGCCTCATCGCTGCCGGCGGTCTATGACTTTGTCTCCTTCATGAAGATTCAAAAGACGACTTATCTGAAGATCCGGTACGACCACCTGTTTTCGATCTACCTCCTGTTTGTCGTGGCCATTCTGGTCAAATACGTGGTGATCAGCGTGCGCTCCTTCGGCCGCACCGTTTCGCCGTCCCCGAAAAAGGGGGAGGCCAAGTGA
- a CDS encoding S-adenosylmethionine--2-demethylmenaquinone methyltransferase — MTILFDPKLTTSSDFARVPAEVVERARGLPTATLHEAGGKLGALPSSIGPVTPGLIAAGPALTVHSPGGDNLWLHRALEIAQPGDVMVVYTSGAFDFGYWGEIMSTAARAKGVAGLVIDGCVRDGALLTDVGVPVFARGLSIRGTGKDFGATGWIGHPVLLGNTVVHPGDLIVGDEDGVVCLPREDAVRILDASVARETAEQEQIRRLEAGETTMTIFGFHR; from the coding sequence ATGACTATTCTTTTTGACCCGAAACTGACGACTTCCAGCGACTTTGCCCGCGTTCCGGCCGAGGTGGTGGAACGCGCCCGAGGCCTGCCGACCGCCACGCTGCACGAGGCAGGCGGAAAGCTGGGCGCACTGCCTTCGTCTATCGGCCCGGTCACGCCGGGCCTGATCGCGGCGGGCCCGGCTTTGACCGTGCATTCGCCCGGAGGCGACAATCTCTGGCTTCACCGCGCGCTCGAAATCGCGCAGCCGGGCGATGTCATGGTCGTTTACACCTCCGGCGCTTTCGACTTCGGCTATTGGGGCGAGATCATGTCGACCGCCGCCAGGGCGAAAGGCGTGGCGGGACTTGTCATCGACGGCTGCGTGCGCGACGGCGCGCTGCTGACCGACGTCGGGGTCCCTGTCTTTGCGCGCGGCCTGTCCATTCGGGGCACGGGCAAGGATTTCGGGGCAACCGGCTGGATCGGTCATCCGGTTCTGCTCGGCAATACTGTCGTTCATCCCGGTGACTTGATCGTCGGCGACGAGGACGGAGTGGTGTGCCTGCCCCGGGAGGACGCTGTCCGGATCCTGGACGCCTCCGTTGCCCGGGAGACAGCGGAACAGGAACAGATCCGGCGGCTTGAAGCGGGCGAGACGACGATGACCATTTTCGGCTTTCACCGCTGA
- a CDS encoding shikimate dehydrogenase, whose protein sequence is MLLAGLVGRGIQRSRTPEMHMAEASAHGIRSVYKIIDFDVFSGREPDLAEILSAAEMTGFNGLNVTYPFKIQVVPLLDQLSANAKAVGSVNTVVFRDGRRYGHNTDLWGFAESFRRGMEGAARRKVLLIGAGGAGVAVAHALADLGIENLLVFDIDPIRAARLVAQLKINRPATTTEVVDHLDAGTVSGLDGIVNATPIGMAKAPGSAFPAELLDQAMWVADIVYFPLETQLLKDARKIGCRILPGSGMAIFQASRSFELLTDRPADPERLKTTFDNFVEPGGT, encoded by the coding sequence ATGCTTCTCGCCGGGCTTGTCGGGCGCGGGATCCAACGCTCTCGAACACCGGAAATGCATATGGCCGAGGCGTCCGCCCACGGGATCCGCAGCGTCTACAAGATCATCGATTTCGACGTCTTTTCCGGACGGGAACCGGACTTGGCCGAAATCCTCAGCGCGGCGGAAATGACCGGCTTCAACGGTCTCAACGTCACCTATCCGTTCAAGATCCAGGTTGTCCCGCTGCTCGATCAATTGTCGGCGAATGCCAAGGCGGTGGGGTCGGTCAATACGGTGGTGTTCCGGGATGGCCGCCGCTACGGCCATAATACCGACCTCTGGGGTTTCGCGGAGAGTTTTCGCCGGGGTATGGAAGGGGCCGCCAGACGTAAGGTCCTTCTGATCGGCGCCGGGGGGGCTGGCGTTGCTGTTGCCCATGCACTGGCCGATCTCGGTATCGAAAACCTGTTGGTCTTCGACATCGATCCGATCCGGGCGGCGAGGCTTGTCGCGCAATTGAAGATCAACCGCCCCGCAACAACCACTGAAGTGGTCGATCATCTGGACGCTGGTACGGTCTCCGGCCTGGATGGGATCGTCAACGCGACGCCGATCGGAATGGCTAAAGCGCCGGGGTCTGCGTTTCCGGCTGAACTGCTCGATCAGGCCATGTGGGTCGCCGATATCGTTTATTTTCCCCTCGAAACGCAGCTTCTCAAGGATGCGCGAAAAATCGGATGTCGCATCCTGCCGGGTTCCGGGATGGCAATATTCCAAGCCTCCCGTTCCTTCGAGCTTCTAACCGATCGGCCGGCCGATCCAGAACGCCTGAAAACAACCTTCGACAATTTCGTTGAGCCTGGCGGCACTTAA
- a CDS encoding IclR family transcriptional regulator produces the protein MSSVIEKALGILELLTEDPDGYTVSEIAARTGQPMSGVHRQLNEFARLGYVRQHEAGGRYSLSLKLAAMGLNYLTRCGISDFAQPVLDKLAQASHELVRLSVVDGSKLIWVAAAQGATTGLRYDPGPEQGMQIHLASTAGGLAWLSTMDDDQAIALVSMQGLRSGSTAAGLKVVESIAELQTLLATFRKQGYAYSANTYTVGLAAMAMPVRNTLTGTVVGCVSIAGPYARLNEDRARELSPTLKQAATELGAASSTSSFFTHSAGLKQAG, from the coding sequence ATGAGTAGCGTGATCGAGAAAGCTCTCGGCATCCTGGAACTACTTACGGAGGATCCCGACGGTTATACGGTAAGCGAGATTGCCGCCCGAACCGGACAGCCGATGAGCGGGGTCCACCGCCAATTGAACGAATTCGCCAGGCTCGGATATGTCCGGCAGCACGAGGCGGGCGGGCGCTACAGCCTGAGCCTCAAGCTGGCGGCCATGGGCCTGAACTACCTGACCCGCTGCGGTATTAGCGACTTTGCCCAGCCCGTGCTCGACAAGCTGGCCCAGGCCAGTCATGAACTGGTCCGCCTGTCCGTTGTCGATGGCAGTAAACTGATCTGGGTTGCCGCGGCCCAGGGCGCGACCACAGGACTGCGCTACGACCCTGGCCCGGAACAGGGGATGCAAATCCACCTGGCATCCACGGCCGGCGGCCTCGCCTGGCTGTCCACCATGGACGATGATCAGGCGATCGCCCTGGTCAGTATGCAGGGGCTCCGCTCGGGATCGACTGCCGCCGGCCTCAAGGTCGTCGAAAGCATCGCGGAACTGCAGACGCTGCTCGCCACCTTCCGGAAACAGGGATACGCCTATTCCGCAAACACCTATACGGTCGGATTGGCGGCGATGGCAATGCCCGTTCGCAATACGCTCACGGGGACCGTGGTCGGCTGCGTTTCGATCGCAGGCCCCTATGCCCGTCTTAATGAAGACCGTGCCAGGGAACTCAGTCCCACACTCAAACAGGCAGCAACCGAACTGGGGGCGGCGAGTTCCACGTCATCCTTCTTCACGCATAGCGCCGGACTGAAACAGGCCGGATAG